The sequence ATTTATGTAAGGGGGCTTGCATGAAGTTTTATTATAAGACGGATCTCTGTGGTGGTGCGATTACCTCCATGGTTACCATCCCGGAAGAGAAGAGACGATTGACCGGCCTCTCGGAGAAGAAGGAATTTCTGTATAGTTTGCTGAATAAAGAATGCCCTCTGGGAGATGACTTCTCCAATTCGAAATGTCCGGTCAGAAATGTCAGAAAAATGAAGGCAGAGAAACGGGAACGCTACGTCAATTGCTTATCTGAAGAGCAGATAGACTTCATTCATAACTATCACGAAAACTGTTGCGGTTTCTTCTCTTTTTATATGACAAATCGTAATGATACGATGGTTGGTCTAACGTATCAGTAAATGTCTCACTACATCTCTGCTTTCCGGGATGTCCCCGCCGAACGGTCTGAATCAGGATTGATACAGGCCTTCTCCCCCGCTTCAGATGTCCAACAGATTTTCGTGTCACAATCCTGATGTTATTTCATGTTTCAACAGATTCTCGGCGATGAGCGTCGGTATTGAATCGCCTCGGCGATGTGTTGGGAACCGATGTTCTCCTCGCCGGCCAGGTCGGCGATGGTCCGGCTGATCTTGATCACCCGGTGGCAGGCCCTGGCGGAAAGGGAGAGCCGATGGGCGGCTTTTTCGAGAAGAGACTGGCAGGCATCATCCAGGCGGCAGTGCTTGTCGAGGTCGCGCGGTTCCATCCGGCTGTTGGTGAAGCCCGGGGCGGCACCGGCAAATCTTCTCTCCTGAATCGCTCTCGCCCGGCAGACTTTTTCCCGGATCAGCGAAGACTGCTCGGCCGGAGCGGTGGCCTTGATATCCTTGAACGGAACGGCGGGCACTTCCACATGAATGTCGATCCGGTCAAGGAGCGGCCCCGAGATCTGGCTGCTGTAGCGCTGGATCTGGGGCAGGGTGCAGGTGCATTGATGCCCGGGGTCGCCAAGGTAGCCGCAGGGGCAGGGGTTCATGGCGGCCACCATCAGGAAAGCGGCGGGAAACCGCATTGAGGTGGCGGCCCGGGAGATGGTGACGGTGGAGTCCTCCATCGGTTGGCGCAGGACCTCGATAACGTTTTTCCTGAACTCCGGGAGCTCATCGAGAAAGAGGATGCCGTTGTGCGACAGGGTCACTTCACCCGGTTTCGGGATCTGGCCGCCGCCGATCAGCCCCGCATCGGAGATGGTGTGGTGGGGCGCGCGGAACGGCCGATGGCGCATCAATCTCCCGCCGGCAGGCAGCAGCCCCATGACGCTGTATATTCTCGAGGTCTCCAGCGCCTCCTCAAAGGTGAGCTCGGGCAGAATTGAAGGCAGTCTTCTCGCCAGCATGGTCTTGCCGGAACCAGGGGGGCCCTGCATCAGGACGTTGTGGTTCCCGGCTGCGGCGATCTCCAGCGCTCTCTTGACATGTTCCTGGCCACGAACCTCGGAAAAGTCCGGTTCGTGTTTCGGGTAATGATTTTCTTCAAGACCGGTCTGTTGGGACGGGTTGATCGTTCTGAGCCCGGCCAGAAATTCCGCCGCTTCATAGAGAGTGGCAATGCCGATCACCGAAATTCCTTCTACGGCAGCAGCTTCAGCGCAATTTTCAACGGGCACGATCACCCCTTTGAGCCCTGCTTTGCGGGCGGCGAGGACCATCGGCAGCACCCCGTTGACTCTCCGCACACTGCCGTCGAGGGAGAGTTCGCCGATGGAGGCGTACAGAGTTGCGATTTCGCTGGTGATGGTCTCGGAAGCGAGGAGAATGCTTAAGGCGATGGGCAGATCATACCCGGTTCCGCCTTTCTTCAGGTCGGCCGGGGCGAGGTTTACGGTGATTCTCCGGTTGGGGAAGGAGTACCCGGAATTTCTGATCGCCGACTTTACCCGGTCGCGGGCCTCCCTGACCGCGCCTTCGGCCAGACCGACGGTTGCAAAGACGGGCAGCCCCGGAGAGATATCGGTCTCGACCTCGATCAGCAGACCGTCGACCCCGTACACTGTTCCGGTGAATATTTTGGCAAGCATGGTCGTGTCTTCGGGAACCTTTGCGGTGCTGATTTATGGGGAAAGCGTTGTGGAAAACCGATTAGCAACAGGCATTCCGGGTGTCAGGAAACGGTCCGGAGTTTATTTAAACCTTTTCTCATAAAAAATACAGCGAGAATTATGCCGGCAACCAGGAACATGGCGAACCAGCCGGCCATTAAGGCAAGATGGGCCGGGGCCAGAGGCTCGCCTTTCATCCAGCTCTTGACCAGGCCGTAGATCGGGTAAAAGCCGCAACTGAGCAACAGGATCTCGTAGGTCATGGCCGTGAACAAAAAGAGAATGGCGCCCATTCCGCCAAGGGCCGCAGCCCTGCTTTCGGCTTTGAAGTCCGCGTGGATTGCGCCGAAACCGAGGGCCAGGGCGACGACGGTCCAGGTGATCAGGAGGATGCTGGTGATCGAGATCCACAGCATCGGGCCTTCGATATTGAGCAGGTGGTCGGAGGCAACCACCAGCAACAGGCCCAAAACGGTAAAAGGAATCACGTAGTAGAGATATTTGTTGAACAGAAAACGACCCAGGGGGAGTGGTGAGCTGCGAATGATGTAGAAAGCGCCGCCCTCACCGCCGATGGATGGGTACACGAAACGGGCGGAGAGAGAGGCGATGATGAAACCTGCCAGGCCGATGTTGAAGAAAGAGATCAGGTTGGTGACATACTCTTCCTGGAAGAACGAGCGGTCCACCGGCAGCATTTTGAAGTTGTAGAGGTAGACGATGATCAGGGCCGCAATCATGAACAGTTGCGACCATTCCGCCGAGTCACGGATGAAGAGTTTGCTCTCCTTGGCGAAGATCCAGAACCAGGCCCGGGGGCGGTATGTCGTGGTCGAAAACTTCCGGTAGCCGCCGAATGATTCCTGTGACTTGGAAAGGCCGTTGAAGAACCAGCGTTTCATTGCCCACTCACCGATGAAATAGAGGGCAAAAGGACTGATCACGATCAGTCCGAAGACCAGCCAGTCTATTTCCCGGTCGAGCAGATAGAGCGAAAGGAGGTTTGCCGCCCAGGCCGCCGGGATATAGGGTGCGGCCGGGGTCGAGATGCTTGACAGGTAATCGACGAAGTGACTGTATTTGTCCGGATTGACCAGGTCTTCGGGGCGCATCAGCCGGAACAGGATGTAGATGAAGATCCCGAAACAGAGGGAAAGGTAGAGGACGATGTCCTTGGTCCGCCGGGCCGGGAAGAGGTTGACCAGAATTATGGTGGCCAGGGTGCCGGTCCCGGTTGCCACGGAAGCGGTGGCGGTGATGGTGAGTGGCATCAGCAGCCAGTAGGGCCAGTCTGTCCTGAAGACGGTGCCGTAGGCGGCAAAAATCGGGATTGAAAAGACGACCATCATCCATGAGGTGTAGATGGCGGTGGTGATAAAACGCATGCCGTAAAGATCTTCAGCCGAGACCGGAGCGGAACAGACTATCTCATTATCCTGGGAGAGAAACATGGTGGATACCGCCGAGACCATGCAGGAGAAGATCAGCATGGCAAAGAGAATGATCCACGCCATCTGGAAGATTTTCAGGCTCAGGATAATTCCCAGCTCGTTCTGGCGGTGGAAATAGCCGACCACTTTGACGGTTACGAGGTAGAGCACCGCACAGATAGCGAGGCTGAACAGCGTTGCGGCGAGAGTTTTAAAAGGAAAACTGCCCGGGGGGAAAAAACGGTTCCGGAAGGAACAGCGAAAGGGGAGAAGGAGCGTTCTGATCACTTCTGCTTGGCTTCGGTATTGGCCCAGATGAAGTATTCAAGCTGTGAGAGCTGTTTCGGGGTCAGTTCACCGAATTTTACCCCGCACCGTCTGATGATGGAAAGGCCGCTGTTGATCGCGCAATCGGAGATGATTTTCAGCGGCAGATCTTCAACGCAGAGGTCTTTTTCACCGAACAGCATGCCCCGGTCGAAGGACTCGTCGGTCCAATCGCCATGGTCGACGTAGCTGAAGGCGAGGCCGCCCATGCTGATGTCGATGATCTCGCCGGCCTTTGATTCAACGGCACAGGTGCCGGATTTGGCTCTGAACCTTTTGTGTTCGCGGCGTTCCTCATCTTTTGTTTTCTTGGCCATCGAGTTGTCCTGTTCCTTTGGCATGGCTTGGCGGGCAGAGGAAATAGTTAAGAGTAATCAGCGGATCTGGAATGACCCTGCCCTGTACTCTGATTTTATGAATTTTCAGAGGGGCATGTCAAACGAATAAATGTTCTGCCGGAGAAAAGGGCAATGGTTCAGCGGTTAAAAACCTGGTAGCTGAACAGGATTTTCCGGTAAGAAAAAATAACCCCTTCACGGGTGATTTCATGAAGAATGAGACCCTTGCCGACTTCCTGTCCTTCCCGCATCATCCGGCCATTGATGCTCGCCTTTCTGGAAGAAGGGGAGTCGGAATAATAGTGGAGAGAAATTTTCAGTTTCGGCAGTTCGTTTCTGAGTTCAGTCGGCAGTTTTTCGTAGGTTATCGGTCGGGCCGGTCCAGAATCAACCTGTTCGGTTTCTTCGAATGGATCCGTCACTTCATCGGCCGGGACAAGGTATTCAGTGTCCGGAACTTCTGCCGGAAGGGTCTCTCCAGCTGCATCGGCAGTGTTCTCTTCCTGAACGGGTGAAGCTGTTTCCGTTTCAGTTGCAGTTACGGCCGGGGCGGCAGTGACTTCGGGTGCTGCTGCCACAGGAGTATCTGCAGGGAGCGCGGGCTCAGCCGCCGGGGTATCGACAGGGTCGGAGGATGCTATCCGGTTGTCGGAAACCGCGGTCGCCGGAACCGGTGGGAGGGTGTTGCCGGAACGGTCGGAAGAGAGCCAGATTCCGAACAGCAGGCCGTTAAGTGCAAAGGCGGCGATCAGGATCAGCACCCAGGGCGGCCGGGCAGGTCTTTTTTTTGTGCCGGACAAATCCTGGACGGTGTTCAGGTTCGGGATTTCCCCCTTTTTTCTTTCCTGGTCTGATTTCTTCAGGGCATCTAGGATAAATGACATTTCAGTTCCCCTTAAGCCTTGGTCCCGGGTTCCCGGTGCTGGAATTGATATGGATGATAGTCTCAGGGCCGACGATTCCATCGGCAATCAGCCCTTCTCTGCTCTGGTAGGCGCGGATCACCGGCAGCAGTTCGCGGTCGGCAAGGTCTTCACCGGTGATCAGGGCAAGCTTCTCCCGCAACCAGGAGGAGGCGGATTCGGAGTCGGTCCGGAGCACCTCATCGAATTCAGGAGGCGGTTGCCAGAGAATGGTGTGGGCGCCGAACCATTGTCGATCGAGGACGGCGGCGGGAACACTCCTTTCTTCACCGTTGATGATGAAGGTTGCCTGGTCGTTTCCGAGTTTTACCAGCGGTGCGAAAAACTCGGCGCCGTTGCGGTCAACCATTTTCAACAGTGCCGGGCGGTCGAGATGGCTCAGTCCGCCAAGACTTCCTTTCCGGTGCAGGCAGTCAAGCCCTTGTTCTCTGGCCTGGAGGCAGATGGGAAGTTCGCTTTCTTCCGCATACGTTTTCCCCCAACGACTGAAAAGTTCCCGGTAGCCGAGGGTGAGGCTTGCCGATCTCGGGATTTCGTCGGGCCAGACAAGTTCCACGGTTCCGCTCGCCATTGACGGAGCCTGCTCCGGGCGTAAGGAAGACTCTTTTGTCTTTACTGGATCATCTGTAGCGTTTGGACTTTCGCCGACAATATTTTGAGAAGTGTTATCGCCGTCGCCGTTCATGGGAATGAGGCGCTCATAGTTCAGCAGGATCGCGGCAGCGCAAACTGTTGCAATCACTCCCAGCCACAGAAGGGTGGGTCTGGCAGTAAAGAGGGGTTTCTTCTCCTTGCCGAAGACTTCCTTGCCCGCCTGTTTCAGAGTCGGGCTGTTGACGATCTCCCTGCCCTGTACATAGGTCCCAAGCAGACAGCGGTCACACAGGACATTGATCAGGCGGGGGATGCCCCCGGTCATTTCGTAGATCTTGCCGATCACCCGGTCGGAAAACAGCTTTTTGCGATGCCCGGCAACCGCCAGCCGGTGGCTGATATAGGGGCCGACTTCATTTCTGTGCAACGGGCCAAGATGAAAACGGGCGGTAATCCGCTGGGCGAGCTGTCGCATCTCCGGTTTGGCCAGGATGTCACGGAGTTCGGGCTGTCCGAGAATGATAACCTGCAAAAGTTTCCGCTGGTTGGTTTCGAGATTGGTGAGCAGTCTGAGCTGTTCCAGGACTTCAATCTCCAGATTCTGCGCTTCATCGATGATCAGCACGGTTTTCCGGCCTTCCGCATGCTTTTCCAGAAGATAGCGGTTGATCTTGTCGACCAGGGTTTTGTTCGTGG is a genomic window of Pseudomonadota bacterium containing:
- a CDS encoding YifB family Mg chelatase-like AAA ATPase; translation: MLAKIFTGTVYGVDGLLIEVETDISPGLPVFATVGLAEGAVREARDRVKSAIRNSGYSFPNRRITVNLAPADLKKGGTGYDLPIALSILLASETITSEIATLYASIGELSLDGSVRRVNGVLPMVLAARKAGLKGVIVPVENCAEAAAVEGISVIGIATLYEAAEFLAGLRTINPSQQTGLEENHYPKHEPDFSEVRGQEHVKRALEIAAAGNHNVLMQGPPGSGKTMLARRLPSILPELTFEEALETSRIYSVMGLLPAGGRLMRHRPFRAPHHTISDAGLIGGGQIPKPGEVTLSHNGILFLDELPEFRKNVIEVLRQPMEDSTVTISRAATSMRFPAAFLMVAAMNPCPCGYLGDPGHQCTCTLPQIQRYSSQISGPLLDRIDIHVEVPAVPFKDIKATAPAEQSSLIREKVCRARAIQERRFAGAAPGFTNSRMEPRDLDKHCRLDDACQSLLEKAAHRLSLSARACHRVIKISRTIADLAGEENIGSQHIAEAIQYRRSSPRIC
- a CDS encoding PilZ domain-containing protein; this encodes MAKKTKDEERREHKRFRAKSGTCAVESKAGEIIDISMGGLAFSYVDHGDWTDESFDRGMLFGEKDLCVEDLPLKIISDCAINSGLSIIRRCGVKFGELTPKQLSQLEYFIWANTEAKQK
- a CDS encoding general secretion pathway protein GspB, with translation MSFILDALKKSDQERKKGEIPNLNTVQDLSGTKKRPARPPWVLILIAAFALNGLLFGIWLSSDRSGNTLPPVPATAVSDNRIASSDPVDTPAAEPALPADTPVAAAPEVTAAPAVTATETETASPVQEENTADAAGETLPAEVPDTEYLVPADEVTDPFEETEQVDSGPARPITYEKLPTELRNELPKLKISLHYYSDSPSSRKASINGRMMREGQEVGKGLILHEITREGVIFSYRKILFSYQVFNR
- a CDS encoding AAA family ATPase, producing the protein MYSKHFNLDENPFSIAPDPRYLYMSEKHREALAHLLYGLETDGGFVLLTGEVGTGKTTVCRCLLEQLPENITIALVLNPKLTSLELLATICDELGIDYSPDQTTNKTLVDKINRYLLEKHAEGRKTVLIIDEAQNLEIEVLEQLRLLTNLETNQRKLLQVIILGQPELRDILAKPEMRQLAQRITARFHLGPLHRNEVGPYISHRLAVAGHRKKLFSDRVIGKIYEMTGGIPRLINVLCDRCLLGTYVQGREIVNSPTLKQAGKEVFGKEKKPLFTARPTLLWLGVIATVCAAAILLNYERLIPMNGDGDNTSQNIVGESPNATDDPVKTKESSLRPEQAPSMASGTVELVWPDEIPRSASLTLGYRELFSRWGKTYAEESELPICLQAREQGLDCLHRKGSLGGLSHLDRPALLKMVDRNGAEFFAPLVKLGNDQATFIINGEERSVPAAVLDRQWFGAHTILWQPPPEFDEVLRTDSESASSWLREKLALITGEDLADRELLPVIRAYQSREGLIADGIVGPETIIHINSSTGNPGPRLKGN